AAGTAAATATATTGGTTATATTAATATCGTTTAGTGGTAAAATAACTATTTTTACCTTCCTATATAAATCatatgatttcttcttcatcttgtgtTCGTTCATTTCGCGTAACCTTTTAATATCTTTCGAATGGTACTAGTTTTATTTTCATATTATTGTTTGATTAAGTTATAATAATTAATGTTCATATTTGGTTAATCAAATCATTAACTACATAATTGTCTCCTGTCCAGTCAAATAATATTGACGAGCTTACGGGTCTTTACAACATCATCAACCTATACTTGCTTGTTGATTTCTGGAAGTCAAAAAGCTATCTTTTAACGCCCTTTTGACATATGTAAATTTCAAATAACTATAAACAATGGACGCATAATTTACTACGCATACACTTTTTATATTTAAAATTCAATAAACTATAGGAGGGGATGCATGTTCATTATACAACCATTTTTAGCAATTAAAAGTTCCACATAATTCTAAAATGTGGATGCAGTTGTATGCTATAAACTAAGATGCATCTACTCAATGATGAATGGACGCATCCGCACTCTATATGCGTCCGCTAAAAGTGTGGGTGCCcacttaaaaactaaaaaaaaaaaccttttaatTTACTTATTAGAAACCAGAATAATAACAAGCGGTCCTAATTAGTTATATTATAAATATCAGTACTCGCCAATTTTACCATTCGATTTCCTATATCAtgttgatttaataaaattagaTTTATTAAAAGGTTACAATGACAAACACTAgaaaaaaatattcttctttttttACCAACCATGGAAATCAAAACCTCTTAATTTATAATAACATACATTTTGAAATATGAAAATAAATTCTTATAGCCAAAGAAATCTCAAAACTACATATTAGCAATTTTTATTGGGATAGTAATTAATATTATTCAACTGGATGTGCAATTGTTACCACCATATCCTCCAAAATGAAGGATGTTGTCGTCTCGATAATATTTGGCATTATACTGCTTATGACACTCGACCGTATATTCAGTTTCTTCTGGTTGTAGAGGTTGATTATTCGTGTCTAAGTAGTTAAGATCTTGCATAAACCCACTACAAGCCGGTTGTCCACTTATCCGTTCACCACTTCCCATTGCTGGACTAACTCCATCTTTTCCGGCCTTCACATGACCACCCCAATAAATATAGCCAGCGCCTGGTGCAAAGGCCGGAAAAAGTTCACTTGGCCAGTATCCAATTTGTATGTTGTCAAGGATTGTCAAATACCATCTCCCTAATTTTGGATCCTGTAATATAACACAcccatatatctatatattttcaaAGGAATTAAACAACGaatcaatatatatattttggaGGAATTtcttaattttgaaattttaaaaattggaaaccaaaataaaataacatacatttgaaataaataaaatacagATTTAAGAAATTTTTGTAAGCACAAGCTGAAATGTTTTAACGATTTAGAATATGGTCAAAAAAGTAAGTTAGCATATAGCGTAAATATGTTACAATCATAGATTTTATATTTAAGTTTGTAGCTTGAGTTACCTTTATATCTCCGTAAATAGATGCCTTCAATACCTTTTGTATGCCACATAGTACTGACGTGTCGTGAGTAGGCAAGTCAAGAGTATATTTATCATGGAGTTGAACAAAGCCAGGACAAAGTGTATTATAACAACCTGTGTTCTTGCCACCATCACCCTTTTGAAACGAAAGACATGCTTAATCATTATTCTAAAAATTGTATAGATATATAAGCTATTGGATTTTGTAAACTTACCGTCCAGTATCCAAAACTTCGAGTGGTGTTATCACCATACAATTGTGGATTTACCTGAAATAATTAGGTAAAATTTATTCCATCTTTTAATAAACTGGAAAATATATTAAGACCACGTAAGGACATACAAAGATAAGTCATACTCTTCTATTAACTATACATTAGAGTCTGTGCACATATTTATTCACATATTATCTCATATATCAATTTTTCTATAAGGTTAAAGCTAATATTTTAATGATACATTCCTCTTATAAAACCCACATTCCTATAAAAAATGAGTACAATCCATGATACCAAACTTCACCATTTAGCAATCTTAATTTCAACTTTTagttggttcaaaagttgattttcaaaatggtggATGGGGGTGTGATAAGTCTCGATTACATTCCTCATATTTTTTGGGGGGAATGTATAATTTTCTAATATAACCTAATTAATAGTTTAAAATTCACTATCATTTAACCTTTCTAGAAAAATTGGCGCAGATTTTGTGGAAAAAATGTGTGATTATGATTTGTCAGATCCATCCTCTTCAATAAATTGTGGCAAAAGGAaaaatttccaaaaaataaataattagaaTATCAAAATTAAATCAGCTAATATTCAAGTAACTTCTGAAAAAACCTTCATATGTAAAATTATTTGTCGTCTTTTTGAACTTCTATATAAACCGGAGGATGTGGTAATTTAATACATACAGTCCATCCATATTTGATGACATTGAGCTCCTCCGGTGAACCAGATTGAACTGCAATTTCTGTTGAACTGGACTGATCTCCTTCTA
This is a stretch of genomic DNA from Papaver somniferum cultivar HN1 chromosome 1, ASM357369v1, whole genome shotgun sequence. It encodes these proteins:
- the LOC113337185 gene encoding uncharacterized protein LOC113337185, producing MLVECSRDVDVLSEEDELDLERQLSILNKPPVQTIHAPWGTYDCIEFHKQPAFDHPLLKNYTMKMRQEVVSTRSPLLESLMNQVGECPKGTVPIRRTTRGDLIRAKSLSSNATPDKQYRAGISYRAKEIDETIYGASGLFNIWNPKVEGDQSSSTEIAVQSGSPEELNVIKYGWTVNPQLYGDNTTRSFGYWTGDGGKNTGCYNTLCPGFVQLHDKYTLDLPTHDTSVLCGIQKVLKASIYGDIKDPKLGRWYLTILDNIQIGYWPSELFPAFAPGAGYIYWGGHVKAGKDGVSPAMGSGERISGQPACSGFMQDLNYLDTNNQPLQPEETEYTVECHKQYNAKYYRDDNILHFGGYGGNNCTSS